The following are from one region of the Takifugu rubripes chromosome 16, fTakRub1.2, whole genome shotgun sequence genome:
- the ndufaf4 gene encoding NADH dehydrogenase [ubiquinone] 1 alpha subcomplex assembly factor 4 has translation MGARIARVFRNFNLENRVHREISREKPISAPQHPVNTATSAELPNAEAMSGKNEPLLKLLQSVYVESTDPAAAAHISPNGQNIHHQTATPTEMVQGEQSQRRPLKFHLPGSIYGLEDLKDVPKGKLTIGEALKALSSHQREPKIGTAEKIAQDYCLDLKDTKALLEFFIPFQVHIIPPKSEKPRQIKSS, from the exons ATGGGAGCCCGCATTGCGCGTGTTTTCAGAAATTTTAACCTGGAAAACCGGGTCCACCGAGAAATCTCCAGAGAGAAGCCGATATCAGCGCCCCAACACCCGGTCAACACGGCGACCTCTGCCGAGTTGCCAAACG CGGAAGCCATGAGTGGGAAGAACGAGCCGCTCTTGAAGCTCCTCCAGTCGGTGTATGTGGAGTCTACGGATCCCGCAGCTGCTGCGCATATCAGCCCGAACGGCCAGAACATCCACCATCAAACCGCA ACCCCAACAGAAATGGTGCAGGGGGAACAATCCCAGCGACGTCCTCTCAAGTTCCATTTGCCCGGGAGCATTTACGGGCTCGAAGATCTCAAGGATGTTCCAAAAGGCAAACTAACCATTGGTGAGGCCCTGAAGGCTCTGAGCTCCCACCAACGTGAACCAAAGATTGGGACGGCAGAAAAGATTGCTCAGGATTATTGTCTGGACCTGAAAGACACTAAAGCTCTCCTGGAGTTCTTCATCCCTTTCCAGGTTCACATCATACCACCAAAGAGTGAGAAGCCTAGGCAGATCAAGTCTTCCTGA
- the gpr63 gene encoding probable G-protein coupled receptor 63: MANISMANVSPGSRLPPEAATPTADAPAESASGVGLPLQVFFCFVMVVILLVALLGNVVVCLMVYQRSAMRSAINILLASLAFADMMLAVLNMPFALVTVMTTKWIFGDAFCRVSAMLFWFFVMEGVAILLIISIDRFLIIVQKQDKLSPQRAKVLIVVTWGLTFVFSFPLAVGSPPLQIPPRAPQCVFGYSLEPGYHAYVLILMLLFFFIPFMVMLYTFMGILNTIRHNAIRIHSHSDSICLSQASKLGLLSLQRPFQMNIDMSFKTRAFTTILILFSVFTVCWAPFTAYSLVATFSDSFYHKDSFFQISTWLLWLCYLKSALNPLIYYWRIKKFRDACLDLMPKYFKFLPQLPGNTKRRIQPSAVYVCGETRATV; this comes from the coding sequence ATGGCTAACATCTCCATGGCAAACGTTTCTCCGGGCTCCCGGTTGCCCCCAGAGGCAGCCACTCCGACAGCCGACGCCCCAGCAGAGAGCGCGTCAGGCGTCGGCTTACCTCTGCAGGTCTTCTTCTGCTTTGTCATGGTGGTCATCCTGCTAGTGGCCCTGCTGGGAAACGTGGTGGTGTGCTTGATGGTGTACCAGAGGTCTGCCATGCGCTCAGCCATCAACATCCTCTTGGCGAGCCTGGCTTTTGCGGACATGATGCTGGCCGTCCTCAACATGCCCTTTGCTCTTGTTACTGTCATGACCACCAAATGGATTTTCGGAGATGCTTTCTGCCGTGTTTCAGCCATGCTCTTTTGGTTCTTTGTCATGGAAGGAGTCGCTATACTGCTTATAATAAGCATAGACCGCTTCCTTATTATTGTCCAGAAGCAAGACAAACTGAGCCCACAGAGAGCTAAAGTGCTCATTGTGGTTACCTGGGGACTcacctttgttttttccttccctctggcTGTTGGTTCCCCTCCATTACAGATCCCTCCCAGGGcccctcagtgtgtgtttggctACAGTCTTGAGCCTGGATACCACGCCTATGTGTTGATACTGATGCTACTCTTCTTCTTCATACCCTTCATGGTGATGCTGTACACGTTCATGGGGATCCTTAACACAATCCGCCACAACGCCATCCGCATCCACAGCCACTCGGACAGCATCTGTCTGAGCCAGGCCAGCAAACTTGGCCTGCTCAGCCTTCAGAGGCCCTTCCAGATGAATATCGATATGAGCTTCAAGACCCGTGCCTTCACTACGATCCTCATCCTCTTCTCGGTGTTCACAGTGTGCTGGGCGCCCTTCACCGCTTACAGTTTGGTAGCAACATTTAGCGACAGCTTCTACCACAAGGACAGCTTCTTTCAGATCAGCACCTGGCTCCTGTGGCTGTGCTACCTCAAGTCTGCTCTTAACCCCCTCATTTACTACTGGAGGATCAAGAAGTTTCGTGATGCCTGCCTCGATCTGATGCCCAAGTACTTCAAGTTtcttcctcagctgcctggCAACACTAAGAGACGCATACAGCCAAGCGCCGTGTACGTGTGTGGAGAGACCCGTGCGACGGTTTAA